In the Juglans microcarpa x Juglans regia isolate MS1-56 chromosome 6D, Jm3101_v1.0, whole genome shotgun sequence genome, one interval contains:
- the LOC121235790 gene encoding light-harvesting complex-like protein 3 isotype 2, chloroplastic — protein MSISMALFSPPTHPPSLSPSIPLKPHLTLKPHLSLGPLKTSVFLLSTARASADNGTGTSASAATALEPDADQKISKSPKAVVQEDESTAGANGSLGATETGEVLVVSKFEDTRWIGGTWDLKKFEKDGKPDWDAVIDAEARRRKWLQDNPESSSNDDPIIFDTSIIPWWAWMKRFHLPEAELLNGRAAMIGFFMTYLVDSLTGVGLVDQMNNFFCKTLLFISVAGILLIRKNEDLENLKKLLEETTFYDKQWQATWQDETPGSSRN, from the exons ATGTCCATTTCCATGGCCTTGTTTTCTCCTCCAACCCaccctccatctctctctccctctataCCCCTCAAACCCCACCTCACCCTTAAACCTCATCTTTCTCTCGGACCACTCAAGACTTCCGTCTTCCTCCTCTCCACCGCTAGGGCCTCAGCGGACAATGGAACTGGAACTTCGGCCTCGGCTGCCACTGCACTTGAACCAGATGCAGACCAGAAGATCTCTAAATCTCCAAAAGCGGTGGTTCAGGAGGATGAGAGCACTGCTGGAGCCAATGGTTCTTTGGGGGCGACGGAAACAGGGGAAGTTTTGGTGGTGAGTAAGTTTGAGGACACCAGATGGATTGGTGGGACTTGGGACTtgaagaagtttgagaaagatGGAAAGCCCGACTGGGATGCAGTTATTGATGCTG aagctAGGAGGAGAAAATGGCTTCAGGATAATCCAGAATCATCCAGTAATGATGACCCAATAATTTTTGACACATCCATCATACCTTGGTGGGCATGGATGAAAAGGTTCCATCTACCTGAAGCCGAACTACTTAATG GCCGTGCTGCAATGATAGGCTTCTTCATGACTTATCTGGTTGATAGCTTGACTGGGGTAGGTTTGGTTGACCAAATGAACAACTTCTTCTGTAAAACTCTATTGTTTATATCTGTTGCTGGAATTCTTCTGATCCGGAAGAATGAGGATTTAGAAAACTTAAAGAAGCTGCTGGAAGAGACAACCTTCTATGACAAGCAATGGCAAGCAACCTGGCAGGACGAGACGCCTGGCAGTTCCAGGAATTGA